A genomic region of Gemmata massiliana contains the following coding sequences:
- a CDS encoding N(4)-(beta-N-acetylglucosaminyl)-L-asparaginase has protein sequence MAEPITIATWPFGKAAVEAAMKVLARGEPALDAALAGAQAVEDDTSIRNSVGFGSLPDRLGRLTLDACVMDGRTLACGSVACVEHIRHPAALARRVMEKTPHVMLVGDGAKWFALQQGFPLEVPYTADSIKEWLDAHPDLKKKEKTGKSPVRADGAADITVNEFNHDTVTVLSLDKKGHLGGVCTTSGLGYKLPGRVGDSPIIGAGLYVDDLAGAAGGTGVGEEIIRIGGSLFIAEQMRAGKTPQEACELACKRANAAAGRRGVHPARVAFLALDPKGNVGAACTEKTNFKYAVGRGDKVEMLTAKEIGPTA, from the coding sequence ATGGCAGAACCAATTACGATCGCGACTTGGCCGTTCGGTAAGGCTGCGGTCGAGGCCGCGATGAAGGTGCTCGCGCGGGGTGAACCGGCTCTCGACGCAGCATTAGCCGGGGCGCAAGCGGTCGAAGACGACACAAGTATCCGCAACTCGGTGGGTTTTGGGAGTTTGCCGGACCGCTTGGGTCGGCTCACGCTCGATGCGTGCGTGATGGACGGGCGGACGCTCGCGTGCGGCTCGGTGGCGTGCGTCGAACACATCCGGCACCCCGCCGCTCTCGCGCGCCGCGTGATGGAAAAGACCCCGCACGTGATGCTCGTGGGCGACGGTGCGAAGTGGTTCGCGCTCCAGCAGGGGTTCCCGCTGGAAGTTCCGTACACGGCCGACAGCATCAAGGAGTGGCTCGATGCTCACCCGGACTTGAAAAAGAAAGAAAAGACGGGCAAATCGCCGGTTCGGGCTGATGGCGCCGCGGACATCACCGTAAACGAGTTCAACCACGACACCGTCACGGTGCTGTCGTTGGACAAGAAGGGGCACTTGGGCGGCGTCTGCACCACGAGCGGTTTGGGGTACAAATTGCCCGGCCGTGTCGGAGATTCGCCCATCATCGGGGCCGGGTTGTACGTGGACGACCTCGCGGGCGCGGCCGGCGGGACCGGCGTGGGGGAGGAGATCATCCGCATCGGCGGGAGCCTGTTCATCGCCGAACAGATGCGCGCCGGCAAAACGCCCCAAGAAGCGTGCGAACTCGCTTGCAAACGAGCGAATGCGGCCGCCGGGCGCCGCGGCGTTCATCCGGCTCGGGTCGCGTTCCTGGCGCTCGATCCGAAGGGTAACGTCGGCGCGGCCTGCACCGAGAAGACCAACTTCAAGTACGCCGTTGGCCGCGGTGACAAAGTGGAGATGCTCACCGCCAAGGAAATCGGACCAACCGCCTGA
- a CDS encoding carbon storage regulator has product MLVLSRKLGEKIFIGENICITVVDIDRGKIRLGIEAPRDVPIYRQELLPLNQQQQRADAAAAGQTGVPTVS; this is encoded by the coding sequence ATGCTCGTTCTGAGCCGTAAACTGGGCGAAAAGATTTTCATCGGCGAGAACATCTGTATCACGGTCGTGGACATCGATCGCGGCAAGATTCGGTTGGGAATCGAGGCCCCGCGCGACGTTCCGATCTACCGCCAGGAGTTGCTCCCGCTGAACCAGCAGCAACAAAGGGCAGACGCGGCGGCAGCGGGTCAGACGGGTGTTCCGACCGTTTCCTGA
- a CDS encoding low molecular weight protein tyrosine phosphatase family protein: MAADAVRALFVCEGNRHRSPTAEKLYSATPEIAARSAGLSSLARVELTEELLAWADVVFVMEARLEKLIRRRFAHVLGEKKLVCLKIPDDYQFMQSELIAVLTDRLAPHLGEPK, from the coding sequence ATGGCGGCCGACGCGGTGCGAGCGCTGTTCGTCTGTGAGGGCAACCGGCACCGCAGCCCGACGGCCGAGAAGCTGTACTCCGCAACGCCCGAAATCGCGGCGCGTTCGGCGGGGCTGTCTTCACTGGCTCGGGTGGAACTCACCGAAGAGTTGCTCGCGTGGGCGGACGTGGTATTCGTGATGGAAGCCCGGCTCGAAAAGCTCATCCGGCGCCGGTTCGCTCATGTGCTCGGCGAGAAGAAGCTCGTCTGCCTGAAGATCCCCGACGACTACCAGTTCATGCAGTCGGAGCTGATTGCGGTGCTGACCGACCGGCTCGCCCCTCACCTCGGCGAACCGAAGTGA